The following are encoded in a window of Nibricoccus aquaticus genomic DNA:
- a CDS encoding hemolysin family protein, which translates to MLWLIIAIFLTLSVSFICSLMEALILSTTVAEIEALKKQRPRRGAVLEKLKMSLDETISTILTLNTIANTLGSVIVGSLATRLFGEAIIGAIAGSLTLTVLIFSEVLPKNIAVAYRRGLQPYVVYPLAFMANALRPVTYVCNLLVRFVVPAPTTTEKSDEEIILLAERGAQQGTISRSESNIITNALALDNVRVSEIMTPRTVVTALKKNATVGEIFREFPNIPFARMPVYGKNLDDIVGLVRRRDLLKTKANDQDLDLVEKIMQEVQFIPETVTVANALQVFLKTHQQMLVVVDEFGATAGVVSMEDVMEQLLGREIFEKDDVAVDMRELARTKQQKQGKSAKRPGDGGAMPPTAGKFPPVA; encoded by the coding sequence ATGCTCTGGCTCATCATCGCGATTTTTCTCACGCTCAGCGTCTCGTTTATTTGCTCGCTGATGGAAGCGCTCATCCTGAGCACGACGGTGGCGGAGATCGAAGCGCTTAAGAAGCAGCGCCCACGCCGGGGAGCCGTGCTGGAGAAGCTCAAGATGAGCCTCGATGAAACCATCTCGACGATCCTCACGCTCAACACCATCGCCAACACGCTCGGCTCGGTGATCGTGGGCAGCCTGGCGACGCGGCTCTTCGGCGAAGCGATCATCGGTGCGATCGCCGGCTCGCTCACGCTGACGGTGCTGATTTTCTCGGAGGTTCTCCCGAAGAACATCGCCGTCGCGTACCGGCGCGGGCTGCAACCGTACGTGGTTTACCCGCTGGCGTTCATGGCCAACGCGCTGCGCCCGGTCACCTATGTGTGCAACCTGCTCGTGCGATTCGTTGTGCCCGCACCGACAACGACGGAAAAGTCCGACGAGGAAATCATCCTGCTCGCCGAGCGCGGCGCGCAGCAGGGCACCATCAGCCGGAGCGAATCCAACATCATCACCAACGCTCTCGCGCTCGATAATGTGCGCGTGAGCGAAATCATGACGCCGCGCACCGTCGTCACCGCGCTCAAAAAGAATGCGACGGTCGGGGAAATTTTCCGCGAGTTTCCGAATATCCCCTTCGCGCGCATGCCGGTGTACGGGAAAAATCTCGATGACATCGTGGGCCTCGTGCGCCGCCGCGATTTGTTGAAGACCAAGGCCAACGACCAGGATCTCGATCTCGTCGAGAAGATCATGCAGGAGGTCCAGTTCATCCCGGAGACGGTGACGGTCGCCAACGCGCTCCAGGTTTTCCTGAAGACGCACCAGCAGATGCTGGTCGTGGTCGATGAATTCGGCGCGACCGCGGGCGTGGTTTCGATGGAGGATGTGATGGAGCAGCTGCTCGGCCGCGAGATCTTCGAGAAAGACGACGTCGCCGTGGACATGCGCGAACTGGCGCGGACTAAGCAGCAGAAACAAGGGAAGTCAGCGAAGCGACCGGGCGATGGCGGCGCTATGCCACCAACGGCAGGCAAATTCCCGCCGGTCGCTTGA
- the gcvT gene encoding glycine cleavage system aminomethyltransferase GcvT has protein sequence MSLLKRTPLHAFHVAHGGRIVDFAGWEMPVQYKSILEEHKAVRRTAGLFDVSHMGEVDVKGAEASKFLQHLVTNDVTKLYPGRILYTSMCYENGGVVDDLLVYMRGPEDYFLCINAGNIDKDLAWIREKAAAFAVTITDRSDDYALLAVQGPKAAAIVQSLTGAKLDLIKYYHFGEGTVAGIHCMISRTGYTGEDGFELYHAAADAPALAEALLAAGAPHGLELAGLGARDSLRLEAGYPLYGHEITAETSPLAAGLGWTVKLNKGSDFIGRAALEAESKSGAARKIVFFKTGDRRIVRAGAAVLTDDGRTVGTVVSGTLSPILNEAIGSALVESPAASQPLFTDIRGAKLALQPVKPPFIELRKTT, from the coding sequence ATGAGTCTCCTCAAACGGACACCCCTGCACGCCTTCCATGTCGCCCACGGCGGCCGCATCGTGGACTTTGCGGGGTGGGAGATGCCGGTGCAGTACAAGAGCATCCTCGAAGAGCACAAAGCTGTGCGCCGCACCGCCGGTCTTTTCGACGTAAGCCACATGGGCGAGGTCGATGTGAAAGGCGCGGAGGCGTCGAAATTCCTCCAGCATCTCGTCACCAACGATGTCACGAAGCTCTACCCGGGCCGCATTCTCTACACGTCGATGTGCTACGAAAACGGCGGCGTGGTGGACGATCTTCTCGTCTACATGCGCGGGCCCGAGGATTATTTTCTCTGCATCAACGCCGGTAACATCGACAAAGACCTCGCGTGGATTCGCGAGAAAGCTGCTGCCTTCGCCGTCACCATCACCGACCGCTCGGACGACTACGCGCTCCTCGCCGTCCAGGGCCCGAAAGCCGCCGCCATCGTTCAGTCGCTCACCGGCGCGAAGCTCGATCTCATCAAGTATTATCACTTCGGCGAAGGCACCGTCGCAGGCATCCACTGCATGATCAGCCGCACCGGCTACACCGGCGAAGACGGCTTCGAGCTTTATCACGCCGCCGCCGATGCGCCCGCGCTTGCCGAGGCACTCCTCGCCGCCGGCGCTCCGCACGGCCTCGAACTCGCCGGACTCGGCGCTCGCGACAGCCTCCGCCTCGAAGCCGGGTATCCGCTCTACGGGCACGAAATCACCGCCGAGACTTCGCCCCTCGCCGCCGGTCTCGGCTGGACGGTGAAGCTCAACAAAGGCTCCGACTTCATCGGCCGCGCCGCGCTCGAAGCAGAGTCAAAAAGCGGCGCCGCCCGCAAAATCGTCTTCTTCAAAACCGGTGACCGCCGCATCGTCCGCGCAGGAGCCGCCGTCCTCACCGATGACGGCCGCACCGTCGGCACCGTCGTCTCCGGCACACTCTCGCCGATCCTCAACGAAGCCATCGGCTCGGCACTCGTCGAGTCGCCCGCCGCCAGCCAGCCGCTCTTCACCGACATCCGCGGCGCGAAACTCGCCTTGCAGCCCGTCAAACCTCCCTTCATCGAACTCCGGAAAACCACATGA
- a CDS encoding efflux RND transporter periplasmic adaptor subunit — translation MTRLRAFPFVLCVLAAAAGCSRKTESASAAPQAQKQPVEVTSVVRRDLAETLTVVGSIAANESAALRAEIAGQVREVFFDEGQRVTKGQVLLKIDDSELRAQFAQAESRFKLAELSLARNQGLLETKTVSQADFDRANAEFSTATAELSLLRVRLAKTEIKAPFDGVVGGRSISPGDYVTPASVIAQIDDLSRLKIDFQIPERFIGKIKQGTSFTLRSRTLDASARVQGEVYFVSSVIDRATRASEVKGLLVEPPAGLKPGMFANVEIVLDVRKDALTVPEGSILASVRGAQLIAVKDSGSDKIAEFIPVELGLRARGFVEIVSSKTPLDEQQSIVAAGVGSLILFPGAKLDPKPLKAEIKKAE, via the coding sequence ATGACACGTCTCCGCGCCTTTCCCTTCGTCCTTTGCGTGCTGGCCGCCGCCGCAGGCTGCTCCCGCAAAACCGAATCCGCCTCCGCCGCGCCCCAAGCCCAAAAGCAGCCCGTCGAGGTCACCTCCGTCGTGCGCCGCGATCTCGCCGAGACGCTCACCGTCGTCGGCTCCATCGCCGCCAACGAATCCGCCGCCCTCCGTGCCGAGATCGCCGGTCAGGTCCGCGAGGTTTTCTTCGATGAAGGCCAGCGTGTCACCAAGGGCCAGGTTCTTCTCAAAATCGACGACTCCGAACTCCGCGCGCAATTCGCTCAGGCCGAGTCCCGCTTCAAACTCGCCGAGCTCAGTCTCGCGCGTAACCAGGGCCTGCTCGAAACCAAGACCGTTTCCCAAGCCGACTTCGACCGCGCCAACGCAGAGTTCTCCACAGCCACCGCAGAGCTCTCCTTGCTCCGCGTGCGCCTCGCCAAGACCGAGATCAAAGCCCCCTTCGACGGTGTTGTCGGTGGACGCTCCATCTCTCCCGGCGACTACGTGACTCCCGCCAGCGTCATCGCGCAGATCGACGATCTCAGCCGCCTCAAAATCGATTTCCAGATCCCCGAGCGTTTCATCGGGAAAATTAAACAAGGCACCTCCTTTACCCTCCGTTCGCGCACGCTCGACGCCTCCGCCCGCGTTCAAGGCGAAGTCTATTTCGTCAGCTCCGTAATCGACCGCGCCACCCGCGCCAGCGAAGTGAAAGGCCTGCTCGTCGAGCCACCCGCCGGCCTGAAGCCTGGCATGTTCGCCAACGTCGAGATCGTCCTCGATGTCCGCAAAGACGCGCTGACCGTGCCCGAAGGTTCGATACTCGCCTCCGTGCGTGGCGCTCAACTCATCGCCGTCAAAGACTCCGGCAGCGACAAGATCGCTGAGTTCATTCCCGTCGAACTCGGCCTCCGCGCCCGCGGCTTCGTTGAAATCGTTTCCTCGAAAACACCGCTCGACGAACAGCAGTCCATCGTCGCAGCAGGCGTGGGTTCGCTCATCTTGTTTCCCGGAGCGAAGCTCGATCCCAAGCCACTGAAGGCTGAGATCAAGAAAGCGGAGTAA
- the gcvH gene encoding glycine cleavage system protein GcvH yields the protein MSTVPADLKYAKSHEWLKLESDGTATVGITDYAQSSLGDITFVQLPKVGAVLKAGDTFGVVESVKAASDLYIPASGTVLAVNADLDSAPETVNREPYAGGWMLKLKLSDSAAAASLHDAASYSKLIG from the coding sequence ATGAGCACCGTCCCCGCTGACCTGAAATACGCGAAGTCCCACGAATGGCTGAAGCTCGAGAGCGACGGCACCGCCACCGTCGGCATCACCGACTACGCGCAAAGCAGCCTCGGTGACATCACCTTCGTTCAGCTCCCCAAAGTGGGCGCGGTTCTCAAAGCCGGTGACACCTTTGGCGTCGTCGAGTCCGTCAAAGCCGCTTCCGATCTCTATATACCCGCTAGCGGCACCGTCCTCGCTGTGAACGCCGACCTCGATTCCGCTCCCGAAACCGTCAACCGCGAGCCCTACGCCGGCGGCTGGATGCTCAAATTGAAACTCTCCGACTCCGCCGCAGCCGCCTCGCTGCACGATGCAGCCTCGTACTCGAAATTGATCGGCTGA